The window GGTGTAACCGCCGTCGGCCTGCTTGTACTTGGCCAGCAGTGCCTGGATCGCGGTGAACTCCGCGTCCAGGGTCTTGGCCAGCTCGGCGTCCTTCTCCGAGGCGACCGGCTTGAGCAGCTCGTAGGCCTTCTGCGCGCCCTCGACGTTGGCGGCGAAGTCCGCCAGGTCGGTGTGGCTGTAGCGGTCCTCCTCGCCGGTGATCTTGCCGGTGGCGACCTCGTCCAGCAGCTCCTTGGCGCCGTTGGCCATGCTGGTCGCGGTGATCTCGGCCGCCGGGATCTTCGTCTGCCAGTCCTTCAGGTCCGTCACCAGCTGGTCGGCGAGCTTCTTCTCGTCGTCGCCGATCCTGGCGTCGGCCCAGAGCGACTTCTCCAGCTTGTGCCAGCCGGTCCACTCCTGGCCGGGCTCCAGGCCGTCCTCGCGGGTGTCGGTCTTCGGGTCGATGTCGCCGAAGCTCTCGGCGACCGGCTCGGTGCGCTCCCAGCCGGTGCGCGACGGCGCGAAGAGCGACTTGGCCTTCTCCAGGTCCCCGGCCTTGATCGCGTCGGCGAACTGCGTGACCACCGGGATGGTGGCGTCGGCCTGCTCCTGGGCGTACGTGCGGTACGCGTCCACGGCGGCGGTCAGCCGCGGGTCGGTCGAGGCGCCGGAGGAGGCGGCGTCACCGGTGACGGTGATCTTCTGGCGGATGCCGTCGCCGACCATGCCCGGCTTGCAGGC of the Kitasatospora sp. NBC_01246 genome contains:
- the efeO gene encoding iron uptake system protein EfeO; its protein translation is MSARRSTAAALLTLAVATAALAGCSQKKDDKASADAVKVNATDSACEVSKTSFPAGHVVIDIANKGSKTTEVYVYGDGDKIITERENIGPGTKASITAEIKAGSYEIACKPGMVGDGIRQKITVTGDAASSGASTDPRLTAAVDAYRTYAQEQADATIPVVTQFADAIKAGDLEKAKSLFAPSRTGWERTEPVAESFGDIDPKTDTREDGLEPGQEWTGWHKLEKSLWADARIGDDEKKLADQLVTDLKDWQTKIPAAEITATSMANGAKELLDEVATGKITGEEDRYSHTDLADFAANVEGAQKAYELLKPVASEKDAELAKTLDAEFTAIQALLAKYKQADGGYTSYDKVTEAERKTFSDAVNSLGEPLSKLAAAVVVK